One Hyphomicrobium sp. CS1GBMeth3 DNA window includes the following coding sequences:
- a CDS encoding AsmA family protein, whose amino-acid sequence MATDPGTPAQPPRRRSTAWRTVRLVLIGIAVSLALLIAFPPTGLIKDQLAASIGQSIGRTVAIGGMHIRYWPKLEVAFDAVAVSNPPNLPARDVFRAETVKVQVEPLPLLKGRLRLQALDLIKPTIALEEGADGTKNWVFDTAGAADSGAVPAEFSLPPVSTIADGTLTFQSAVTGASYAASTINSAQTLDLVSGALVAKGNLAAGGEMVTFDATVGDFNAITSGASTTLKATVDARPLRASLDGDALFAAAAEFKGALTASSPSLIQLARWLGSDIAEQGTPLRSSLEGKIVATTRDVTFSETNVQVNTTSGRFDGTLDLGGVRPKLAGEVASEHLDLARIAGAVPRTSFAPTPAPDFDPLVTSGWEQLLGDLTALEKGAQAAPEPAPAAASPSAAPGWSEQPFNLKALQAFDLDLIIQAAAITYGGLDLKQGRVKTAVADGVLDANIEQLAVGAGAAVGTVKVDSRAEPPRAAVNLTLTNVAAEPIVTEFTGRPLLAGTSNVEITATAAGQNQSQLAQTLDGKAHFRMGQGALRGFDVRRMIFEWWKSWKFDLAYKTGFERLEASYDIKKGVLRSQPGLSLGGSEVEIDSQGTVSVPSRQLNQEIRVKAIPPPTALPIPVRISGSWEKPSVGIDWWGLFSAGPSVGGPQALAAAPEPPPANVQAAIRRVLDADLPQSRLTPEARSMLESLLPRETAP is encoded by the coding sequence ATGGCAACGGATCCTGGGACGCCGGCTCAACCGCCTCGACGGCGCAGCACGGCTTGGCGGACGGTCCGTCTGGTGCTGATCGGCATCGCCGTCTCGCTGGCGCTTCTCATCGCGTTTCCACCGACGGGCTTGATCAAGGATCAGCTTGCCGCCAGCATCGGCCAGTCCATCGGGCGCACAGTCGCGATCGGCGGCATGCATATCCGCTACTGGCCGAAGCTCGAAGTGGCGTTCGACGCGGTCGCCGTCTCCAATCCGCCGAACCTGCCGGCGCGTGACGTGTTCCGTGCCGAAACGGTCAAAGTCCAGGTCGAGCCGCTGCCACTGCTCAAGGGCCGGTTGCGCCTCCAGGCTCTCGATCTGATCAAGCCTACGATTGCGCTCGAGGAAGGTGCGGACGGAACGAAGAACTGGGTGTTCGATACCGCGGGAGCGGCCGATTCCGGTGCCGTGCCGGCCGAATTCAGCCTTCCGCCGGTGTCTACGATCGCGGACGGCACGCTGACGTTCCAGAGTGCCGTCACGGGGGCGTCGTACGCGGCGAGCACCATCAACTCCGCACAAACGCTGGATCTCGTGTCGGGTGCGCTGGTCGCGAAGGGCAACTTGGCGGCAGGGGGCGAGATGGTGACGTTCGACGCGACCGTCGGCGACTTCAACGCCATTACGTCCGGGGCATCGACCACACTCAAGGCGACTGTCGATGCGCGGCCCTTGCGGGCGAGCCTCGATGGCGATGCGCTCTTTGCAGCAGCGGCTGAATTCAAAGGTGCGCTCACGGCTTCATCACCTTCGCTGATCCAGCTCGCGCGCTGGCTCGGCTCGGACATCGCCGAGCAGGGCACGCCGCTCAGAAGCTCTCTCGAGGGCAAGATCGTCGCCACCACGCGCGACGTGACGTTCTCGGAGACCAACGTACAGGTCAACACCACCAGCGGGCGCTTCGATGGCACCCTGGACCTCGGCGGAGTGCGGCCGAAGCTCGCCGGAGAAGTGGCAAGCGAGCACCTCGATCTTGCGCGCATTGCGGGCGCCGTGCCGCGGACCTCGTTCGCGCCGACGCCGGCTCCCGATTTCGATCCTCTCGTGACCTCCGGCTGGGAGCAGCTGCTCGGCGACCTCACGGCGCTCGAGAAAGGCGCGCAGGCGGCGCCTGAACCGGCGCCGGCCGCGGCGAGCCCCAGCGCCGCGCCGGGCTGGAGCGAGCAGCCTTTCAATCTCAAGGCGTTGCAGGCGTTCGATCTCGATCTCATCATCCAGGCCGCGGCTATCACGTATGGCGGCCTCGATCTCAAGCAGGGACGCGTCAAAACGGCGGTCGCCGATGGGGTGCTCGACGCCAATATCGAGCAGCTGGCGGTCGGGGCCGGTGCGGCGGTCGGCACGGTGAAGGTCGACAGCCGAGCAGAGCCGCCGCGCGCTGCCGTGAACCTCACGCTCACCAACGTCGCCGCCGAGCCGATCGTCACCGAGTTCACCGGCAGGCCGCTGCTCGCCGGCACGTCCAACGTGGAGATCACGGCGACGGCCGCGGGACAGAATCAGAGCCAGCTCGCGCAGACGCTCGACGGCAAGGCGCATTTCCGCATGGGACAGGGCGCACTGCGCGGCTTCGACGTGCGGCGCATGATCTTCGAGTGGTGGAAGAGCTGGAAGTTCGACCTTGCCTACAAGACGGGCTTCGAGCGACTCGAGGCGAGCTACGACATCAAGAAGGGCGTGCTGCGCAGCCAGCCTGGCCTTTCGCTTGGCGGATCCGAAGTCGAGATCGACTCTCAGGGCACGGTCAGCGTGCCGAGCCGGCAGCTCAACCAGGAAATCCGCGTTAAGGCGATCCCGCCGCCGACCGCACTTCCTATTCCGGTGCGCATCTCGGGAAGCTGGGAGAAGCCGTCGGTCGGCATCGACTGGTGGGGACTTTTCTCGGCGGGACCGAGCGTTGGCGGACCTCAGGCTCTTGCTGCGGCGCCGGAGCCGCCGCCGGCGAACGTGCAGGCGGCAATCCGGCGCGTGCTGGATGCGGATCTGCCGCAAAGCCGGCTGACGCCGGAAGCGCGCAGCATGTTGGAGTCGCTGCTCCCTCGGGAGACGGCGCCGTAA